The following proteins are encoded in a genomic region of Arachis ipaensis cultivar K30076 chromosome B02, Araip1.1, whole genome shotgun sequence:
- the LOC107621470 gene encoding cytochrome P450 86A8 translates to METCTALLLLTAVIAYQLWLTFISRSLKGPRVWPLLGSLPGLIENCDRMHDWISDNLRACGGTYQTCICAIPFLAKKQGLVTVTCDPRNLEHILKTRFDNYPKGPTWHAVFHDLLGDGIFNSDGDTWLFQRKTAALEFTTRTLRQAMARWVTRAIKERLCLILKKAEEEAGSVDLQDLMLRLTFDNICGLAFGRDPQTCGLGLPENNFATAFDRATEASLQRFILPEVLWKVKKWLRLGMEVSLSRSLVDVDKHLSNVIEKRKVELLSHQKDGTHHDDLLTRFMRKKESYSDQFLQHVALNFILAGRDTSSVALSWFFWLVIQNPSVETKILREICTVLIETRGSDVEKWVEEPLVFEEIDRLVYLKAALSETLRLYPSVPEDSKHVVADDVLPDGTFVPAGSSVTYSIYSAGRLKSTWGEDCMEFRPERWLSQDGTKFIMHDSFKFVAFNAGPRICLGKDLAYLQMKSVAAAVLLRHRLTLVPGHQVEQKMSLTLFMKNGLKVNVHSRDLKGFVASFLKERVADNNGKESAGLRSNGC, encoded by the coding sequence ATGGAAACTTGTACGGCTCTTCTGCTTTTAACGGCGGTCATTGCTTACCAGCTTTGGCTAACTTTCATCTCACGGTCACTGAAGGGTCCACGTGTCTGGCCTCTATTGGGCAGTCTCCCGGGGCTGATCGAGAATTGTGACCGTATGCATGACTGGATCTCTGATAACCTCCGCGCGTGTGGCGGCACGTACCAGACATGCATCTGTGCAATCCCCTTCCTTGCTAAGAAGCAGGGTCTCGTGACTGTCACGTGCGACCCGAGGAACTTGGAGCACATTCTCAAGACCCGATTCGATAATTACCCGAAAGGGCCCACGTGGCATGCTGTGTTTCATGATCTACTTGGTGATGGAATCTTCAACTCTGATGGTGACACGTGGCTTTTCCAGCGTAAGACGGCTGCATTGGAATTCACCACCCGGACGCTCCGACAAGCCATGGCCCGGTGGGTGACCCGAGCCATCAAGGAACGGCTTTGCTTGATCCTCAAGAAAGCCGAGGAGGAAGCCGGGTCGGTCGATTTGCAAGATCTAATGCTTCGGCTCACTTTTGACAACATTTGCGGCTTGGCTTTTGGGAGGGACCCACAAACTTGTGGCCTAGGCTTGCCGGAGAATAATTTTGCCACTGCTTTCGACCGAGCCACCGAGGCTTCGCTTCAGAGGTTCATATTGCCGGAGGTGCTGTGGAAGGTCAAGAAATGGCTTCGGCTTGGAATGGAAGTCAGCTTGAGCCGAAGCCTTGTTGACGTGGACAAGCATTTATCTAATGTCATCGAAAAGCGCAAAGTGGAATTATTAAGCCACCAAAAGGATGGGACCCACCATGATGATTTGCTGACTAGGTTTATGAGGAAAAAAGAATCCTACTCGGATCAATTTCTCCAACACGTGGCATTGAATTTCATCCTAGCTGGACGTGACACGTCATCAGTCGCATTGAGTTGGTTTTTCTGGTTGGTGATTCAGAATCCAAGTGTGGAAACAAAAATTTTGCGCGAAATATGCACCGTTCTGATTGAGACACGTGGCAGTGACGTGGAAAAGTGGGTTGAGGAACCGTTGGTGTTTGAGGAAATTGATCGTTTGGTTTATCTAAAAGCAGCATTGTCCGAGACACTAAGGTTGTATCCTTCGGTGCCGGAGGATTCGAAGCACGTGGTCGCCGATGATGTGTTGCCGGATGGCACGTTCGTTCCGGCCGGATCATCGGTGACATATTCGATATACTCGGCAGGGAGGTTGAAGTCCACGTGGGGCGAAGATTGCATGGAATTTCGCCCTGAGAGGTGGTTGTCTCAGGATGGAACAAAATTCATCATGCACGACTCTTTCAAGTTTGTTGCTTTCAATGCTGGTCCAAGAATATGCTTAGGAAAGGATTTGGCATACCTACAGATGAAGTCGGTTGCGGCCGCCGTGCTCCTCCGCCACCGGCTCACATTGGTGCCTGGCCACCAGGTTGAGCAGAAGATGTCACTCACATTGTTCATGAAAAATGGACTCAAGGTCAATGTTCATAGCAGGGACTTGAAAGGTTTTGTGGCAAGTTTTCTGAAAGAAAGGGTAGCAGATAATAATGGTAAAGAATCTGCAGGTTTGAGAAGTAATGGTTGTTAA
- the LOC107621479 gene encoding ascorbate transporter, chloroplastic (The sequence of the model RefSeq protein was modified relative to this genomic sequence to represent the inferred CDS: added 45 bases not found in genome assembly) produces MAMSGLVSNRNFATSFIASGNVYRSGKDLSLQRGGISGVSHFSRCQPRMHFQTNSPLEETVSGQTLSFCSEAGEHCSSVSRQSARRMNFKLKAGRRSQSYISSAPYGRGNIEQRAACGLGLSKRNHIKENKIRVFYKSEEYDITEANMDSLPSAEGTGEAILLGGNLQQVSPWWQQFPKRWVIVLLCFAAFLLCNMDRVNMSIAILPMSQEFNWNSATVGLIQSSFFWGYLLTQILGGIWADKLGGKLVLGFGVVWWSIATILTPIAARLGLPFLLVMRAFMGIGEGVAMPAMNNLLSKWIPVSERSRSLAFVYSGMYLGSVTGLAFSPILIQKFGWPSVFYSFGSLGSIWFALWLKKAYSSPTEDPDVAPEEKRLILGGSISKEAVTVIPWKLILSKPPVWALIISHFCHNWGTFILLTWMPTYYNQVLKFNLTESGLLCVLPWLTMAVFANIGGWIADTLVSKGLSITNVRKIMQTIGFLGPAIFLTQLSHVRTPALAVLCMACSQGSDAFSQSGLYSNHQDIGPRYAGVLLGLSNTAGVLAGVFGTAATGFILQRGSWNDVFKVAVVLYIIGTLVWNIFSTGEKVLD; encoded by the exons ATGGCTATGAGTGGTTTGGTTTCGAACCGCAACTTTGCTACTTCTTTCATTGCCTCAG GAAATGTATATAGATCTGGAAAGGATCTGTCACTTCAGAGAGGAGGGATTTCTGGAGTATCTCATTTTTCAAGATGCCAGCCCAGGATGCATTTTCAAACTAACTCCCCGTTGGAAGAGACAGTTTCAGGACAGACACTCTCATTTTGCAGTGAAGCAGGAGAGCATTGTTCTTCAGTATCAAGGCAATCTGCTCGCCGTATGAACTTTAAACTAAAGGCTGGTAGAAGAAGTCAGTCGTACATTTCTTCAGCTCCCTATGGAAGAGGCAATATTGAACAAAGGGCGGCATGTGGACTAGGTTTGAGCAAGAGGAACCACATTAAGGAAAATAAGATCCGTGTTTTCTACAAGTCCGAGGAATATGACATTACAGAGGCAAATATGGATTCTCTGCCATCAGCTGAAGGGACAGGTGAAGCCATTCTATTGGGAGGAAATCTTCAACAAGTGTCTCCTTGGTGGCAGCAGTTTCCTAAGCGCTGGGTTATT GTAAATATGAGCATAGCAATACTTCCAATGTCGCAAGAGTTCAACTGGAACAGTGCAACAGTCGGCCTAATTCAGTCATCCTTTTTCTGGGGTTATCTACTTACTCAG ATCCTTGGTGGCATATGGGCAGACAAACTTGGTGGAAAGCTAGTGCTAGGTTTTGGAGTTGTGTGGTGGTCAATAGCTACGATTTTAACTCCTATTGCTGCAAGACTTGGGCTGCCTTTTCTGCTTGTTATGCGTGCCTTTATGGGAATTGGCGAG GGTGTTGCTATGCCTGCAATGAATAATCTGCTTTCCAAGTGGATTCCTGTTTCTGAGAGAAGCAGGTCGCTTGCCTTCGTATACAGCGGCATGTACCTTGGTTCCGTCACAGGCTTGGCATTCTCACCTATACTAATCCAGAAATTCGGGTGGCCATCAGTGTTTTACTCATTTGGATCCCTTGGAAGTATCTGGTTCGCCTTATGGTTGAAAAAA GCATATAGCTCACCAACAGAAGACCCAGATGTTGCACCAGAGGAGAAAAGGCTCATACTTGGAGGCAGTATATCCAAAGAAGCCGTGACAGTTATTCCTTGGAAACTAATTTTATCAAAGCCACCTGTATGGGCTTTAATTATATCTCACTTTTGCCACAATTGGGGAACATTTATTCTATTAACCTGGATGCCTACTTACTACAATCAG GTTCTGAAGTTCAACCTTACAGAATCTGGCCTCTTATGTGTCCTGCCATGGTTGACAATGGCTGTTTTTGCAAATATAGGAGGCTGGATTGCTGACACTCTTGTGAGCAAAGGCCTTTCCATCACAAATGTTCGAAAG ATCATGCAAACAATTGGGTTTCTGGGTCCCGCCATTTTTCTTACACAGCTCAGCCATGTTAGAACACCAGCTTTGGCAGTACTGTGCATGGCTTGCAGTCAG GGATCTGATGCATTCTCACAATCTGGTCTATATTCAAACCATCAAGACATTGGACCACGCTATGCT GGTGTATTGCTAGGACTGTCAAACACCGCAGGTGTACTTGCCGGTGTCTTCGGTACAGCTGCAACTGGATTCATACTCCAACGAG GTTCTTGGAATGATGTATTTAAGGTTGCTGTTGTGTTGTACATAATAGGCACATTGGTCTGGAACATCTTTTCAACTGGAGAAAAAGTTCTTGACTAA